Proteins co-encoded in one Chitinophagales bacterium genomic window:
- a CDS encoding thioredoxin family protein produces the protein MAATETVSVELGFEAPDFNLFDTISGEYKSLTDIKGEKATVVMFTCNHCPFVLHVNEQLVQLANDYMPQGVGFVAISCNDIEKYPQDSPEKMTELAAKVGYPFPYLFDETQDVAKAYKAVCTPDFSIFDADLKCVYRGQLDASRPGNGKPVTGKDIRAALDATVAGEEVNARQIPSIGCNVKWKGGIFPDYA, from the coding sequence ATGGCAGCAACAGAAACTGTATCCGTAGAATTGGGTTTTGAAGCCCCTGATTTCAATTTATTCGACACCATTTCAGGTGAATACAAAAGCCTTACAGACATCAAAGGTGAAAAAGCAACCGTAGTGATGTTCACCTGCAATCACTGCCCGTTTGTGCTTCACGTCAATGAACAGTTGGTACAATTGGCAAACGATTATATGCCGCAGGGAGTTGGATTTGTAGCCATCAGCTGCAATGACATTGAAAAATACCCACAAGACAGTCCCGAAAAAATGACCGAATTGGCTGCAAAAGTAGGCTATCCTTTTCCCTATCTTTTTGACGAAACACAAGATGTCGCAAAAGCCTACAAAGCTGTTTGTACGCCCGACTTCTCCATTTTTGATGCCGATTTGAAGTGCGTTTACCGAGGTCAATTGGATGCTTCAAGACCAGGCAATGGCAAACCTGTGACGGGAAAAGATATTCGTGCGGCATTAGATGCGACCGTAGCAGGGGAGGAGGTCAATGCTCGTCAAATTCCGAGCATTGGCTGCAATGTCAAATGGAAAGGAGGTATTTTTCCAGACTATGCCTAA